A genomic stretch from Antarcticibacterium flavum includes:
- the kbl gene encoding glycine C-acetyltransferase, whose translation MYGAIKDQLQKELEEIKANGLYKKERIITSPQDAVIKISTGQEVINFCANNYLGLSSHPEVIQAAKDTLDSHGFGMSSVRFICGTQDIHKELEAKIADFYGTEDTILYAAAFDANGGVFEPLLTAEDAIISDSLNHASIIDGVRLCKAARYRYENGNMEDLEAQLKAANEKGARFKIIVTDGVFSMDGLLAPLDKICDLAEQYDAMVMIDECHATGFIGESGIGTLEEKNVLGRVDIITGTLGKALGGAMGGYTTAKKEIIEILRQRSRPYLFSNSLAPAIVGASIKVFDMLKKDTSLRDKLHENTAYFKKEMKAAGFDIIDGESAIVPVMLYDAQLSQDMADMLLEEGIYVIGFFYPVVPKGKARIRVQLSAAHEKEHLDKAIEAFKKVGRELKVIG comes from the coding sequence ATGTACGGAGCAATAAAAGACCAATTACAAAAGGAATTAGAAGAAATTAAGGCCAACGGCCTTTATAAAAAAGAAAGGATCATAACCTCCCCACAGGATGCCGTGATTAAAATATCCACAGGACAGGAGGTAATAAATTTTTGTGCTAATAACTATCTGGGGCTTTCCTCTCATCCCGAGGTCATCCAGGCTGCCAAGGATACGCTTGACTCCCATGGTTTTGGAATGTCCAGCGTTCGGTTTATATGCGGGACCCAGGATATTCACAAAGAACTGGAAGCAAAAATTGCCGATTTTTATGGTACAGAGGATACTATATTATATGCCGCAGCCTTTGATGCCAATGGCGGGGTGTTTGAACCCTTACTCACAGCAGAGGATGCTATCATAAGCGACTCCCTTAACCATGCCTCTATAATAGATGGGGTTAGACTTTGTAAAGCTGCAAGATACCGTTATGAAAATGGTAACATGGAAGACCTGGAGGCCCAGCTTAAAGCTGCCAACGAGAAAGGTGCAAGATTTAAGATCATAGTTACAGATGGGGTCTTTTCCATGGATGGCCTTCTGGCTCCCCTGGATAAAATTTGTGACCTGGCAGAGCAATATGATGCAATGGTAATGATAGATGAATGTCATGCGACCGGGTTCATTGGTGAAAGTGGAATAGGAACACTGGAGGAAAAGAATGTCCTTGGAAGAGTTGATATAATTACCGGGACCCTGGGGAAAGCCCTGGGCGGTGCAATGGGGGGGTATACCACAGCAAAAAAGGAGATCATTGAGATCCTTCGCCAGCGATCCCGACCATATTTGTTCTCAAACTCCCTTGCCCCCGCAATTGTGGGAGCTTCCATCAAGGTGTTTGACATGTTAAAGAAAGACACCTCTTTAAGAGACAAATTGCATGAAAACACTGCTTATTTTAAGAAGGAAATGAAAGCTGCGGGATTCGACATTATAGACGGGGAATCGGCAATTGTTCCGGTGATGCTATATGACGCACAACTATCACAGGATATGGCAGATATGCTCCTGGAGGAAGGTATATATGTCATTGGTTTCTTTTACCCGGTTGTCCCTAAAGGCAAGGCCAGGATACGGGTACAGCTATCTGCAGCTCACGAAAAAGAACATTTGGATAAAGCTATAGAAGCTTTCAAAAAAGTTGGCCGGGAGCTCAAAGTTATAGGCTAA
- a CDS encoding superoxide dismutase, which produces MAFELPKLKYAFDALEPHIDAKTMEVHHDKHHAGYTSKLNAAIEGTDNEGKTIENILKNLDKSNSAVRNNGGGYYNHNLFWEIMSPDGGGKPEGELAQAIDSAFGSFEAFKDEFSNAAATQFGSGWAWLCVHEGGKVEICSTPNQDNPLMPGVGCGGTPILGLDVWEHAYYLKYQNKRPEYIDAFFNVINWKEVSTRYAQAK; this is translated from the coding sequence ATGGCTTTTGAATTACCAAAACTAAAATATGCGTTTGACGCATTGGAACCACATATTGATGCAAAGACCATGGAAGTTCACCATGATAAACATCACGCCGGGTACACCTCAAAGTTGAATGCTGCCATTGAAGGAACAGATAACGAAGGGAAGACAATAGAAAACATTCTTAAAAATTTAGATAAATCAAATTCTGCCGTTCGTAATAATGGCGGGGGATACTATAATCATAACTTGTTCTGGGAGATCATGTCTCCAGATGGAGGTGGCAAGCCAGAAGGTGAATTGGCCCAGGCAATAGATTCAGCTTTTGGATCTTTCGAGGCTTTTAAAGATGAATTTTCAAATGCAGCAGCCACTCAATTTGGATCTGGCTGGGCATGGTTATGTGTTCATGAAGGTGGTAAGGTGGAGATTTGTTCTACTCCCAACCAGGATAATCCTTTAATGCCAGGAGTTGGATGTGGAGGTACTCCTATCCTTGGACTGGATGTATGGGAACATGCCTACTACTTAAAATACCAAAACAAAAGACCTGAATATATTGATGCCTTTTTTAACGTGATCAACTGGAAAGAAGTTTCTACACGCTATGCACAGGCGAAATAG
- a CDS encoding UvrD-helicase domain-containing protein: protein MQTPNLFRIYNASAGSGKTYTLVRDYLLLLLRSSQQDAYRNILAITFTNKAVAEMKTRVIAALYALSRDTCQPSYQNLLDDLVKETGQTDKEISVKAGKILKSILHNYASFDISTIDRFTHKIIRTFAKDLGIPVNFEVEMNTQQILQEAVDRVINRAGEDRELTRVLVNFTLTKTDEDKSWDITKDLNKFAKILLNEGNQKHLKFLKEKSLEDYRKFSDRVKSLIKTSEENIATIANHFFTIVEEGNLSKKDFKGGYVFSYFSKLKSGDYKVNFTANWQENIATDRLYAASVPQDKKDILDDRQQEIALLFDSSKTAIIRREYLRELFFTITPLSLLSEIASEMEHIKRERSLVLISDFNPTIAAQVKDQPAPFIYERLGERYRNYFIDEFQDTSQMQWTNITPLIDHALSAFSGNSEPACLTLVGDAKQSIYRFRGGKAEQFIDLYGDSNPFNVEKEVTNLPYNYRSSREIVEFNNSFFSFLAEKFEKQDYRELFKASGQKAKKENPGYVQIDFLETENSEQEKEMQPERVFEIIQELEEKKVPKSDICILTRTRNQSFTIANFLSEKGLTIVSSESLLVSNSPEVIFINTLLEFSLNPEDKQLKWKVLKFLVEKLDVDDGHRLISTSLELDETEFFNWLEDYDLYFNLSQIRELSIFEAAEYILRSFSLVEGSNAYIQFYLDFVFEKTTGSPVSITQFLEYWEQERERLSISVPKTGNAIQIMTIHKSKGLEFPVVIYPFANTKIRDISKESLWLPLPEDLAEIPFSYFKASSKMLNWGEFEENAYQELVSQTEFDAINILYVAFTRASRHLYIISSLDLKKGQEYEDRVSGLLIGYLKSRGLWTDSSSYYFGSTEYKVAEIEIIDAVNPKTYISSSTQNEVVRIVTHTGSMWGSNRETAVNTGNLVHNILSETDTTKDIGPAMEKFLKKEEKDPATQTQMKELLSQVVTHPQLATYFREDAIVKRERDIISPGGEVLRPDRLNFEGNRVTILDYKTGKLQPQHREQMQQYAGTLESMGYEVEKKILIYINEEVSLSIV, encoded by the coding sequence TTGCAAACACCAAATTTATTCAGAATATATAACGCTTCAGCCGGGTCTGGAAAGACATACACCCTGGTGAGGGATTACCTGCTTTTACTGTTGCGCAGCAGCCAGCAGGATGCATACCGGAATATCCTGGCGATCACCTTCACCAACAAAGCTGTTGCTGAAATGAAAACCCGGGTAATAGCTGCCCTATATGCCCTTTCAAGGGATACCTGCCAGCCCTCCTATCAAAACCTCCTGGATGATCTGGTTAAGGAAACCGGGCAAACCGATAAGGAGATAAGTGTGAAAGCCGGGAAGATCCTTAAAAGCATTTTGCATAATTATGCATCTTTTGATATTTCTACCATAGACAGGTTCACCCATAAGATCATAAGGACCTTCGCCAAGGATCTTGGTATCCCGGTAAATTTTGAGGTTGAAATGAACACGCAACAAATACTGCAGGAGGCTGTGGACAGGGTGATCAACAGGGCGGGAGAAGACAGGGAACTTACTAGGGTGCTGGTTAATTTCACCCTTACAAAGACCGATGAGGATAAAAGCTGGGATATCACAAAAGACCTTAATAAATTCGCAAAGATCCTGTTGAATGAAGGCAATCAAAAACATCTAAAGTTCTTAAAAGAGAAAAGCCTGGAGGACTACAGGAAATTTTCAGACAGAGTAAAATCCCTTATAAAAACTTCAGAGGAAAATATTGCCACTATTGCCAATCATTTTTTTACCATAGTAGAGGAAGGAAATCTCTCAAAAAAGGATTTTAAAGGTGGGTATGTGTTTTCATACTTCAGCAAACTAAAATCGGGGGATTATAAAGTTAATTTCACGGCAAACTGGCAGGAAAATATTGCCACAGATAGGCTTTATGCCGCAAGTGTCCCTCAGGATAAAAAAGACATCCTGGACGACAGACAACAGGAAATTGCGCTTTTATTCGACTCCTCCAAAACAGCCATCATAAGGCGGGAATACCTGCGGGAGCTATTTTTTACCATAACCCCACTTTCCCTGTTAAGCGAAATTGCAAGCGAGATGGAACACATAAAGAGGGAACGATCCCTTGTTTTGATCTCAGACTTCAACCCAACTATTGCAGCACAGGTGAAGGATCAACCGGCACCTTTCATTTATGAACGTCTTGGAGAACGCTATCGCAACTACTTTATAGATGAATTTCAAGACACCTCCCAAATGCAATGGACCAATATCACTCCCTTAATAGACCACGCCCTTTCAGCTTTTTCAGGAAATAGTGAACCGGCCTGCTTAACATTGGTAGGCGATGCCAAGCAGTCCATTTACAGGTTCAGGGGAGGAAAGGCAGAGCAATTCATTGACCTTTATGGAGATTCAAATCCTTTTAACGTTGAAAAAGAAGTAACAAATTTGCCATATAATTACAGAAGCTCCAGGGAGATTGTGGAATTCAACAATTCTTTTTTTAGTTTCCTGGCTGAAAAGTTTGAAAAACAGGATTACCGTGAACTCTTTAAGGCAAGTGGTCAAAAGGCTAAAAAAGAAAATCCCGGCTATGTGCAAATAGATTTCCTCGAAACTGAAAATTCTGAACAGGAAAAAGAAATGCAACCTGAAAGGGTTTTTGAGATCATACAGGAGCTGGAAGAAAAGAAAGTGCCAAAAAGTGACATTTGCATTCTCACAAGGACAAGGAACCAGAGTTTTACTATAGCAAATTTTTTAAGCGAAAAGGGCCTCACTATTGTTTCTTCGGAATCTCTTTTAGTGTCAAATTCCCCAGAAGTGATTTTTATAAACACACTTCTGGAATTCTCCTTAAATCCGGAAGACAAACAACTCAAATGGAAAGTTTTAAAATTTCTTGTTGAAAAATTGGATGTTGATGACGGCCATCGTCTTATTTCAACCAGCCTGGAGCTGGATGAAACTGAATTTTTCAACTGGCTGGAGGATTATGACTTATATTTTAATTTGTCGCAAATTAGAGAGTTGTCAATTTTTGAAGCGGCAGAATATATCTTAAGAAGTTTTTCCCTTGTTGAGGGTTCAAACGCCTATATTCAATTCTATCTTGATTTTGTTTTTGAAAAAACCACCGGTTCCCCCGTGAGTATTACCCAATTCCTGGAATATTGGGAGCAGGAGCGTGAAAGGCTAAGCATATCTGTTCCTAAAACCGGCAATGCGATCCAAATAATGACTATTCATAAATCAAAGGGTTTAGAATTCCCGGTGGTCATATATCCATTTGCCAATACTAAGATACGGGACATAAGCAAGGAGTCGCTATGGCTTCCACTGCCCGAGGACCTGGCAGAGATCCCGTTTAGCTATTTTAAGGCATCGTCTAAAATGCTCAATTGGGGTGAATTCGAGGAAAATGCTTATCAAGAATTGGTGTCACAAACAGAATTTGATGCCATTAATATCCTGTATGTTGCCTTTACAAGGGCATCCAGGCATTTATATATTATCTCCTCCCTTGACCTTAAAAAAGGGCAGGAATATGAGGACAGGGTTTCGGGTCTTCTCATAGGTTATCTAAAATCCCGGGGATTGTGGACAGATAGCTCCTCCTATTACTTTGGAAGTACTGAATACAAGGTAGCGGAGATTGAGATCATAGATGCGGTTAACCCTAAAACATATATTAGTTCCTCTACACAAAATGAAGTAGTCAGGATCGTAACGCATACCGGAAGCATGTGGGGGTCCAACAGGGAGACTGCTGTCAATACGGGTAATCTCGTTCACAATATACTTTCAGAAACCGATACCACTAAGGATATTGGTCCCGCCATGGAGAAATTTCTAAAAAAGGAGGAGAAGGATCCCGCCACACAGACTCAAATGAAAGAACTTTTGTCACAGGTAGTCACGCATCCCCAGTTGGCCACTTATTTTAGAGAGGATGCAATTGTGAAGAGAGAAAGGGATATTATAAGTCCGGGAGGGGAGGTCCTGAGGCCAGACAGGCTCAATTTTGAAGGCAACAGAGTAACTATACTTGATTATAAAACAGGCAAACTCCAGCCCCAGCACCGGGAGCAAATGCAGCAATATGCCGGAACACTGGAATCTATGGGATATGAGGTGGAAAAAAAGATCCTCATATATATTAATGAGGAAGTAAGCCTTAGCATTGTATAA
- a CDS encoding OmpA family protein produces the protein MKHLSRFLLASLLVLSFSAVQAQDENNPWAIGIGVNAVDLYPTGEDAPAGGWFDQYFNAADHWNILPAVSRISVGRYIGSGLVFEAAGSVNQISKFGEESLNDLSYYALDGTIKYSLRALLNDGWLDPNIGIGGGYTWLDSEGAATLNGSAGLSFWFTDNVALSLQSTYKHAFKDEAFPHFQHSAGLKFIFGGMDTDGDGIYDKDDECPETPGLPEFNGCPDSDGDGVPDHLDACPNTPGMIEFDGCPDTDGDGIPDPQDECPNEAGTAEFNGCPDSDGDGVPDNKDECPNEAGPAENNGCPYEDRDGDGVLDKDDECPDTPGTVENNGCPEPTAEVVSELNEYSKTVLFDLNKATIRSESEEALESIADIMAEYDNTVFHIEGHTDSTGSDQYNLQLSKERAASVREFLVSKGVPANRLTSEGYGESRPIASNNTSQGRQENRRVEISLDKDKEMRDRSNETQTDTTRTGNN, from the coding sequence ATGAAACATCTTAGCAGATTTTTATTAGCTTCATTACTTGTGCTCAGCTTTAGTGCTGTACAGGCGCAGGATGAAAATAACCCTTGGGCCATAGGAATTGGCGTAAATGCGGTTGACCTTTACCCAACAGGAGAAGACGCTCCTGCCGGAGGATGGTTTGATCAATATTTCAATGCTGCAGACCACTGGAATATTCTACCGGCTGTTTCAAGAATATCTGTTGGCCGTTACATAGGTAGTGGTTTGGTATTTGAGGCTGCAGGTTCTGTTAATCAAATAAGTAAATTTGGGGAAGAAAGCCTTAATGACCTTTCATATTATGCTCTGGACGGTACTATAAAGTATAGCCTAAGAGCTTTATTGAATGACGGTTGGTTAGATCCAAATATTGGTATTGGTGGTGGTTACACCTGGCTAGATAGTGAAGGTGCCGCTACATTAAACGGTTCAGCAGGATTAAGTTTTTGGTTCACAGACAATGTGGCCCTTAGCCTTCAATCAACTTACAAGCATGCGTTTAAAGATGAGGCATTTCCTCATTTTCAACATAGTGCAGGTCTAAAATTCATCTTTGGTGGTATGGATACCGATGGGGATGGAATTTATGACAAGGATGATGAATGTCCTGAAACTCCGGGATTACCTGAATTTAACGGTTGTCCAGATTCTGATGGTGACGGCGTGCCAGATCACCTTGATGCCTGTCCTAACACTCCTGGTATGATCGAATTCGACGGATGTCCTGATACCGATGGTGATGGAATCCCAGATCCACAGGATGAATGTCCTAACGAAGCTGGAACGGCTGAATTTAACGGATGTCCAGATTCTGACGGTGACGGTGTGCCAGATAACAAAGACGAATGTCCTAATGAGGCAGGTCCGGCTGAAAACAACGGATGTCCTTATGAAGACCGTGACGGTGATGGTGTATTAGATAAAGATGATGAGTGTCCAGATACTCCGGGAACTGTTGAAAACAACGGGTGTCCAGAGCCAACTGCTGAGGTGGTTTCTGAATTGAACGAATATTCCAAGACTGTATTGTTTGACCTTAATAAAGCGACCATTAGATCTGAGTCTGAAGAAGCTCTTGAATCTATCGCTGATATAATGGCTGAATATGACAATACTGTATTCCACATTGAAGGACATACAGACAGCACAGGAAGCGATCAATATAACCTGCAACTTTCTAAAGAGCGTGCAGCTTCTGTAAGAGAATTCCTTGTCTCTAAAGGGGTTCCTGCCAACAGATTGACTTCTGAAGGTTATGGAGAGTCAAGACCTATAGCTTCCAACAATACTTCACAGGGAAGACAGGAAAACAGACGTGTTGAGATCTCTTTGGATAAAGACAAAGAAATGAGAGACCGTAGTAATGAGACTCAAACAGATACTACCAGAACTGGTAATAACTAG